In Nicotiana tabacum cultivar K326 chromosome 19, ASM71507v2, whole genome shotgun sequence, one DNA window encodes the following:
- the LOC107777464 gene encoding uncharacterized protein LOC107777464 has protein sequence MANIISFLEVDYAGTNRAANTPGGVRFNRDIGAQYSKQTLAAAASFIWKIFQQNSPADRKNVQKVSMFVDDMGGVAYTSNNEIHVSARYIQSYSGNVKREIAGVLLHESTHVWQWNGNGGAPSGLIVGIADYVRLKAGLAPSHWVKPGQGDRWDQGYGVTARFLDYCNSLRNGFVAQLNKKMRNGYSNQFFVDLLGKTVDQLWRDYKAKFRTASE, from the exons ATGGCTAACATAATTTCCTTCCTTGAAGTAGATTACGCCGGTACTAACAGGGCCGCAAACACCCCCGGCGGTGTCCGTTTCAACCGAGATATCGGTGCCCAATATAGCAAGCAAACACTCGCAGCTGCTGCTTCTTTCATATGGAAAATCTTCCAGCAGAACTCTCCAGCTGACCGCAAAAATGTGCAAAAGGTAAGTATGTTCGTCGATGACATGGGCGGAGTAGCTTACACTAGCAATAATGAGATTCATGTTAGTGCCAG GTACATTCAAAGCTACTCTGGTAACGTCAAGAGAGAGATCGCCGGAGTATTATTGCACGAGAGCACCCACGTTTGGCAGTGGAATGGGAATGGTGGGGCACCTAGTGGATTAATCGTAGGGATTGCTGATTATGTGAGGCTCAAAGCTGGTCTTGCACCTAGCCACTGGGTGAAACCAGGCCAGGGCGACCGCTGGGACCAGGGCTACGGCGTGACTGCTCGATTTCTTGATTACTGCAACAGCCTGAGAAATGGGTTCGTGGCACAACTTAACAAAAAGATGAGAAATGGCTATAGTAATCAGTTCTTTGTTGACCTGCTGGGGAAGACAGTTGATCAACTTTGGAGGGATTACAAAGCTAAATTCCGCACAGCGAGCGAGTGA